From Mucilaginibacter rubeus, a single genomic window includes:
- a CDS encoding DUF2683 family protein — protein sequence MDALIVYPKNKEQMAALKAVMKAMKISFEQKSEVYPDYVIKGVKESLKQAEEGKLTPYIGFRDVLKVFR from the coding sequence ATGGATGCATTAATTGTTTACCCAAAGAATAAGGAACAGATGGCAGCTTTAAAGGCAGTTATGAAAGCCATGAAAATTTCTTTTGAGCAAAAAAGTGAAGTTTACCCCGATTATGTGATTAAAGGTGTCAAAGAATCCTTAAAGCAAGCAGAAGAAGGTAAGCTAACTCCATATATCGGATTTAGAGACGTGCTTAAGGTTTTCCGTTAA